A stretch of DNA from Vulpes lagopus strain Blue_001 chromosome 12, ASM1834538v1, whole genome shotgun sequence:
CAGCCGCAGCACTTGGGGTGATTTAAGTACCTTGGGGGCAGGTGTGGGAGACTCAGCAGGATACCAGCGGGATGGGAGGAGGACGTGGGCCACCAAGGACCTTTGGCTTGTTCTGGTTGGTTTCTGCTACTGATAGTGGTCAGCAGGATTTGACTTACTTCTGGATCTTGGGATTTTCCCCAGAGAGCTCTGGAAAGAGGTATGCATGGGTACATGCGTGGAGGAGGTAATTTATGAGAGCAGGATGTAGAGTGGTTTGGCTGGTCATCAGTGGCTTGCCTCTGTCTACACAGAAAGGTCTAAACACTGCCTGCCTTTCCAGTCTTCACGGGCTCTAGTAGACTGTGCAACCCAGAGCCAGACTTGGGCATTCCCTCCCAAGGCCAATTGGTCACTCACTCGCTCTCCCCACTTTGGTAGACCCTGACTTGAGGACACAGTCTCATGATTGGTAGAACTGTGAAGACATGCACCTCCCACTTGGAAAATCCACTAGGCCTGACAGCCCCGGGGGGAATAGTGTGGTGCAGGGAGGCATACCTGGGGTTTCCTCTCCTGCTCCAATGacttgctgggggtggggtggggtgtctAAGCCTCTaagccctctctgagcctcagtttccttctctgtaaaatggggtgggGCTCTCATGCAGATTAAAAGACATTCTTGCTGAGGCTCAACACCTCATGTGACTCTGCAAGCGCTACAAATGGTAGCACCCTCGGCTGCAGGAGCTGGAAGGACTCTCGGACGTGGGCTTGTCCAAGCCTCCAGAGCACAAAGGGTGAATGCCTATCCCAGCCCGGCAGAGCTGGAGCAGGGATTAGCGCCGGACCCCTGAGGTTTAGCCCTGTGCTCTTCCCCCAGATTCTGGGGCCTCAATCAATCACTCTAATCCCCTGCGCGTTTAGTATGTCACGCTGATGTGTGACCAGCAGGCAGGGACAGGGCATGTAGCTGCACAGCCCTGCTGGCTTTGTCCTACTGGTGCAACAAGGAGGCGGGGCAGGGATTATAAACCTGTGCAAACATCACATTTTCTCCAGTGACACCTGCTCCAACAGTCACACACCCCAGAGTCCCGATTTTCCTGGCTCCTGTGCCTGCGGACGACCTCCAGGGTGAGTGGCTCTGAGGGGGGAACACTGGGCCCCTGTTCCTGGTAAGTGggctcccaccctgcccctggcTCCCAGCCTTTAGGAACAGGAGCTACCCTGCTTGGGGCTTCTGGGCATAGGGAGAAAAGCGGTGGAGGGAGGGCAAGACAAttatgggagagagagatgaagtgCCATAGGGGCCTAGATGATGAGCCAGGGCCTGGGCAGGAGGAGTCTCAGATGCCCTCCAGGCCcactcccctccatcccctcagGCTCCCCTATCTCCCCATGCCCTTCCCACGTGTGCATGGTCCAGTCTGAGGCCATCTAAGTAATGGGAAGGCTCCTTGAGGACCCATTTGGATTAAGGGTCTTTCTCTCCAGGGCCAACGGCTGAAGCTGCCGAAAAAGCCAGAGCCACAGCCCTTTACACCCAAGTCCCCTCCTGGGCGGGTGAGACAAACCGGCCCACTCTTCTCGCAGTTGTGTTAGCCGTGGTCAGGGTCACCCGTCCCACCTTGGGCGGCAGTGTTGGGGTGCCtcaggctccatggagccctgcccacccctcctgccCACCACCTCCTGGGACCTAGATGTACCTGGAGGCCAGTGAGGCTAGGATCCGGAGGTTTGGAAGGGCTGCCGAGAGGGAAAGGTGGGGAGAGGCCACTAACGTTCACAGTCCCCAGAATCCACACCGGGACTCGGTGGCCCAGGTGCGGCTACAAAAGAGGCCAAGTGCACCAGCACCCTGGCCCGCCTCTACTGGAGACGCAGACCGTACCCCTGACCCTCGCTCCTCTCCAATAGGTGCTGGAAGGCCCTTTTGGTGACGAAGGCCACTCCTGCCGCCGGGCGGCCCGGGCAGCCACCAGCAGCCAGCATGTCCACACAGAGCGCACAACACCTGGAGCCCGAGGCCTCGCACCTGCAGCCGGAGATCCCGGAGGCCCTGAGCCGCCGCCGGCGCCACACGCTTCCCGCCAGCGAGTTTCGCTGCCTCACTCCAGAGGATGCCGCCAGCGTGTTTGAGATCGAGCGCGAAGGTGAGCGGGCCCCGCGCAGGGCCTGGACCCCGACACGCTCTGCCGCAGGTGCCCCGTGGGGAGGAGCCCGGCCTCGGTGGGCTGGCCCCCGGGGTCTCAGACTGAACGCGCATTTCTCCGTTCAGGAAAGTGGGGATGGGACAGCCCTGAATCCCATTTTCTCATGGGAGAGGACgggggtgttggggtggggggggttgcaGTGGGAGACCCCACCCGGGCTTCTGAGCAGATGCTTGGTGTGCAGTGGCCAGCGGCGTGGTGACCACGGAGTCACCTGCCGCGCCTCCTTCCGCAGCCTTCATCTCTGTCTTGGGCATCTGCCCACTGTATCTGGACGAGATCAAGCACTTCCTGAGCCTGTGTCCAGAGCTGTCCCTGGGCTGGTTCCAGGAGGGCCGCCTTGTGGCCTTCATCATTGGCTCGCTTTGGGATGAGGAGAGACTCACTCAGGTGAGGGCAGGATGGGGCTGGGAAGCACAGCTGCCGGGAAGCCTCTGGAAAGGGAGGCTGCCACCGCCAGGCTTGGGAGGCCAAGGAGTCCAGGGCCTGGAATTTCTCCCTCTGGTCCTACCCCAGGGTCAAAAGGACCCACCTCTTTGGGACCCCCCTCGGGTGGGAAGGGAGCCCTGTTTGGAGGTGCTCAGGAAGCCGGGCGGGGGTAGTGTGGGAGGCAGGTGTCAGCAGAGATGACCCACATTCACATCCCTGCTCATTCCCAGGAGTCGCTGATGCTGCACCGGCCTGGGGGCGACACCGTCCACCTACACGTGCTGGCGGTGCACCACACTTTCCGGGGGCAAGGCAAGGGCTCCATGCTGATGTGGCGCTACCTGTACCACCTGGGGAGCCAGCCAGCAGTGCGCCGCGCCGTGCTCATGTGCGAGGACGCGCTGGTGCCCTTCTACCAGAGTCTGGGCTTCCACCTTGTGGGCCCGTGCGCCATCACCCTGGGCTCACTCACCTTCACTGAGCTCCAATGCTCCATGCGAGGCCACATCTCCCTGCGCAGGAACAGCGGCTGCTGACCAGGgcaccccacccacccagctgCCACCACAGGGCGCCCACAGCCACGTGCCAGAGTTCCTACCCATCCCCAATGTCCCCTTCTCCCCCGGCCCAGGCTGCCCAGCTAGAGCACGGGTGGGTTCCAGCGGGGTTTCCAGCGGGTTCTCGTGTGGCTCCCCGGACCTCCTGCATCCCCAGCTGTGATGGAGGTGGGGCCAGGTTGGTAACCGGGGACAGCAGGTATCCCGTGACCTGCCTCAGTGACTCTCTCCTTCTCAAGAACCAATGGCGGGCCCTCTGGGCAGACAGCATCCTGGTCCTTATGGAGGTGTCAGGGATTCCCCTTCTCATCCTCAGCCCCAGAACAGGGAGCAGGGGGAAGCTGGGAACAGGAAAGTACAGGGGCTACctcccagctccccccccccccccccgtgtgctccccacccccaacctcagACACCCTGGGTCCTCCTCCCCCTAATAAAGTAATCGTTCTGCATAACCTTCCAGGTGGCTCCTGGTGCAGGGTGAGGGCTGCAGGTAAGGCACAGAGAAGGAATGAGGCCTGTGACCTCCCCCCACTGTCTCCCACTGGGGCAGCCAGTCCCTCACTGCCCGTGGGCTCCAAGGACTTCACCCAGTCGGACCAGATCCCCCACAAGTGAAAATACCCTCCCTTTGGGCCAAGGCCCTGCCCCTGAGCTTATGGCTGACCCCCTTCCCCCACCGATAAAAAAAAAGCCCCAGTTTTCACTCTGCTAGAGTCCCCCAGGTCAAAAAACGATACTTCTAGAGAATATCATTTAATACACTTGAGACACCATCCATATAAAGTTAgcgttactttaaaaaattagaaccaTAATATAAACCAGTAAAAAATGGGCCTGACTGGGCCTTGGGCAACCCCTGGGAGAGGGTCCTCGAGGTGGcccgtccccctccccaccaggcagGCCCCCCATCGCATGGGGTAGGGCGGCCTCCTCAGAGCCAGCCCCAGAAGACAGAACACTGACTCCGAGGGAGGGCCAGGCTAGACGGAGGGGACAGCCTGTTTGTGACAAACACGCCAAGGCTCTCAGCTCCCCAGCTGTGtgtccttcctctttctctgctccagaCCAAGGCAGAGCCTTTCCCATGCGTCTGGCCAGGAGCATTAGGACAGGCTCCCCGGGCCACTGCTGAATAAGGGGTCCCGGCtcacagggcagggaggggaggaggaaggggaaggagggctgGCTGTGGTGAGGCAGGGGCGGGAGCCTGGTGGGAACCGTGGGCACGTCCCAGGGAGGGCAGGCTCACAGTAATGGCACGtgtggtgggcggggggtgggggcacgaGTAGAGGcccggagggggtgggggcagatcgGCAAAGCCGAGGATGAAAGGCCACCCAGAGGCAGGGGTCCTGCCGGCAGGGGAGTGGCGGGAAGGCAGGGGGCCCTCCTTTATGACTGTCACCACGGGCCTCACCTGCTGGAGGGAGGGCCTGAGCCCTGGCAGCGGGTCTCTGGGGGGCGGGATGCTGCAGACAGGCAGCAGGGCCCAACCCCGCCGGGCAGGCGTCAGTGCAGCACCTGATCCAGCTCGTACTTCTCGCAGAAGCGGCTGGTGAAGGGGAAGCAGGTGAGGTACTCGATCCAGGGCCAGTTGATGGGGTAGACATAGAGCCAGATGACGAGAGAGGCAAAGAGGCCGGCGAAGACCAGCAGCGACACCAGGATGAGGGCCCGCTTGCGGTACTTGTCGCTGGTGCCGAAGGTGATGTAGGGCAGGAAGGCGAAGGCCAGCAGCAGGCCGCTGAGGAAGCCGAAGATGTGGGCGATGTTGTCGATCCAGGGCAGGAGGCCGCAGATGAAGAGGAAGAGCACGATGGCCGACAGGTTCAAGAAGGCCTTCCAGGGCCGCTCCAGCAGCTGCCAGCTCTGGAAGAGCTCCACGAACAGGCAGGCGAGGAGCCCGAACTGCGAGCCTGCAGGGCCCACCTgagccgggaggggagggggacagcGTCACTCCCAGGCGCCGGGTGCAAAGCCTGGGCATAGCCCGGCTGGGGCACCGGGACCTGGGTCAGCCAGCCTACGGGAGGGctcctcccagggctgggggcccagACGCTGAGGCTCCTGGACCAAAGTGGGGCTCGTGGCACCCCCCTCCCCGCTTTCTGCAAACACTGAGGACCGACTGTGTGCCCAGTGCGTGGTCCGTGCAGTAAGCAGGACAGACAGGCCTACTCCGGGCAGCACAGGGCAGGACGGACAGACACCGAACGCGCCAAGGGCGTTGGGTTGACCTGATGGAAAACCTGCCACTGTTTCTGTGGGTCGTGAATGGTGCACACTGGAGATTTCATACAGTTCAACCCACAGATAATGTGACACGCGGGTTGGCAGGCAGGGGTCACAATCACGAAGAGAAATGAAGCAGAGGAGGGGAACAAGGTGAGGGATGGGGTCTGGGAGAGTCTTTCTGGAGGTGAAGCCTGAGCATGACTTGGGGGCATCGCTGTTCCCTCGCACCCAGGGATTAGGGGATCAGCCAATAAGCCCACAGCTTAGCTGTGCACCTGCTGTCGAGCCTGGCCGGGGAGGGGTCGTGAGTCCCTCGGGCAGGCCCACGGGGAAAGTGGggggaagcagcagagctggCCCTCCCAGCCCATCCCCCGAGGCCCTACCTCTGCCCGATACGGGAGGAAGATGGCACTGGCGAGGTTGCCGGTGATGCCACTGAGGATGAAGATGATGGCGATGCGGTGCCAGCCGGCCAGCTTCTCCAGGTCCCGCAGGATGGTCATTTGGAAGACCACGGACACGAGGCAGTGCACCACACTGGGGAGGGGGACACGTCAGGCATTCGCTGGTCCGTGTCTGCCCTCGGCTGCCAGCCAGGGGGACAGGGgtaggggtgcaggggaggggcgggggggaagcACCACATAGTGTGGGCGGGGCAGGCAGCAAGGGGCCTTTTACCCAGCGTGGAGGAACAGAGACAGCCAGAGCCTGTAGAACTGATCCGGGACCTCGGGGTTGAGGAAGGGCAGCAGCCCACACACCTTGTCCAAGCAGTGCACCTGAGGGCAAGCACGGGCGGTCAGCACCTGTGACCCAGCTGGCCCTGCTGTGGGGCAGAGGCGGTGTGCAGAGCCAGATTCCTGCCGCGGGAGGGAAGCACGAGGCCGGCCCCCGCAGGCTGCCACGCTCACCTCACGCTCAGGGCCCCAGCAGGCCCGGCCTCACCTGAGAGCACAGTGTTGCCTCTTCATGGAAATAGCCGTGCATGAATTCACAGTATTCCCGGGTGGTGATCTCACagctggggagacagggaggcAAGGGGGTACATCACGGCCCCGAGGGCACCTGCCCGTGGGCAGAAAGGGGCACCCCTCTGCGGGGACCCTAGCTCTGGGGCAAGCTCCCCTTCATCCTGCAAGCTCCTGGAGTCGGGGAGGGAGGATGCTAGTGCAGGCGGTGGGTGGTGACCAGGGAGCACGGGGAGCTCCGGGCGGGGCGCCGGCTGACCTGCCCTTGGTGCTGATGCAGCACGGCCGGCCCTTGATCTGGCAATCCATGTGCAGGAAGCCGGTGCGATTGCTCTTGGCCTGCTCCGTGCAGATCTGCGGGAGGGACACGGATGCTGGTTTGGGCCTGCGCCGCAGTGGGCACCCGGCCTGCCTTTCCTAGACCGCTCTCCACCCCAGACACTCACTGGCCACTTGGTGATGTCATCAGGCCAGATGTGGGCACCGCTCGAGGCTGGCTCCTCACAGGTTCTGGAGGCAGAGTtcggcaggggtggggtggaatGAGGACCTGtgcctgtgccccctcccccagcctgccaCACCCACCCACCAACATCCCTGTGGGATGCACGGACTGGACACTCAACCCCACCTTCTCACAGCCCAGCTGTGGGCCACCTGGGACGGTACCTGGGGTCTTGGTGACACACCGCTCCTGATGTCCGCTTCTGGCCCAGATCAGACTTGTCCATGGGGGGCCCTGTATCATCCTGCCACTTGACAAAAGTGGCCAAAGTCTCCTGGAAGATAGAGGAGGGTTGGTTGTGAGTAGGACAATGCCATCCCCATTAGTGTGGGCAAGGGACCCTCCAGGACAGCAAGTCATCCCCTGGTCCCGGGGCTCAGGCTCGTCTCCCAGACCTCTACCCTGGCTGACATTCCCAAGACCTGGGAACGCCACTTCTtttgcttctctggggctgggaaGGTTGGCACGCTCCCTGTGCTGGGCCATGTACAGGGGTGTGTGGGgccagaaggagggaggggatggtCATTGTCCTTGAGGTCCCCTCCTCTAGGCTAGGGTGAGTGAAGATGGTGCACAGGACTGGAGAGGGCCTGGTGAGGTTGGGGGCCCTGGCTCACTGAGCAGTCCTTCCGCTGGGTCTGGATGCAGCCCGAGTGGTCATTCTGGACACAGCAGCCCGAGTCTCGCTCTAGGTCTCGCTCTCGAAGCACCAGCTGCTCAATCTGCTGGTCCTTCCGGATGCAGGGGGAGAACTTGGCTCCCAGGTGGATTAAATCAATCTGGGGGAGGGAAAAGAGTGAGCTTGGGCCCGGACCAGCCGCTCTGTTGAGTTTTCCCTGAAAGTCCCCTGGGCAAGCTGACCCCTCGCCCAGCTGAGGGGATGACAGGGCCCGGGGGCTGTCCCATCCTGAGATGCTGTCCCATCCCCCTGGGCTCCTCACCGAGCTGGGGCCAATCCAGAAGTTCTCCTGCTGGATGTACTTCACGCTCTCATACACACCTTTGTTTCTGAGCacctggggcaggagagggagtgGGGGGTCAGGGGTTTCCCCATCCCAGGGTAGGGTCCCCAGGATAGGGTCAAGGGGTATAGCTATGGTGAGCCCTGAGCACTCCTCCAGGTGTGGCCATGGGAGGGATTCCACGGCTGATGATGCTGACGCCTCTCAGGAGAGGCTGGGACCCTCAGCGGGGAGCACCCCTTTCTTAGCCTGACTTACCAGCTGGGTGGTGACGTGCTGGGCAAAGCCCACAGGTGCGATGCCATACGTGCAAATCACCAGCAGCGTGATGATGATGTGGACAAAGGTCAGCCAGTAGGTGAAGTAGGGCCTGGGGACAGGGACCCCAGGTCAGCAGAGAAGAACCCACATCTCAACCCCCAGCCCCTATCagctctcacttgctctctcccctccccctttattCCCCTCCAACGCACCATTCACCACAGTAACTTTGAAAATGTAACCCTGAGTGTCTCTCCCTCAGCTTAAAACCCTTAGACGGCTTCCTCCTCCCCTTGGAATAAGGTCTAACATCACCTCCTACTGGCTGCAAGGCCTTACTGTGCCTGCCCACCTTCTCCAACTCTTACAGCTCCTGGAACAAACCAGGATCCGtgcagccccagggcctttgcacatgggGTTTCCTTTGCCAGAGATGCTCTTCACATCTCTCTCTACCCATTTAACTCCTGCCATGCTGAcggcacccctcccccaccaagcCGTCCATTCATTCTCTGTCCTCCTGGGACGCTTGCTACActtgttattcattttttatgattttgggTTTGATGTATTGGCTCACTACCTGTTGCATGCTGTGACAACTACCCCTCCTCAACCCTCTGGTCTCCCCCACAGTCCCCTCGCTCATAAAGCTTCTAACTGTGTCTCTGGCCCATCctgccctccctgtccctcccagtGGGGCTATTCCAGCGCCTGTGTGATGGTGCTCAATGAATGCTTGTTGACTGCTGTTGGGAGCCGGGCTAAGGATACAGGCCAAGAGAGCAAGGAGGGTGAAGAGACAGCAAGCACCCGCGGACCCTTCCAGGTGACATGCATGCTCATAGGGTAACCGTGAGGACTTGTCCCTGCTCTCCTCTCCCACAGGAGCTGCTCACTAAACACCTGTGGAATAAGGGGTGCTGCAGGAGGGGGGTCCCGGGGGGTCTGCAAGCTCCTAGAACCCTGGGGGGGTGGTTCTCGGCCCCCCTCCCCTGTCTATATCCGAGGGGCTCCCGAGAGCGAGGAGCACAGCCCGCGGTCCCGGCCACCTCGCCTGTCGGCCCGCTCACCGGTGGCTGTCAAAGCTCTCCAGCTGGCGCTGCACGGTGCTGCTGATGCTGCGGCGGTAGCTCCGGTTCAGCCAGTTGCCCACCACGCCCAGGCCGTAGTGCCGCTTCTTCCGGTCGAAGGCGAAGTGCTTCACCTTGGAGGCGATGCGCTTGCCACGCCTGGTCCCAGCGACGGGGGCTCGGCCATACTCCTTCCTGGTGGGGGACGGCTCTCAGCCTGCTGTCCCCTCCCACACATCCCAGAAGGGGGACCTGGCAGTCTGGGGAGCCCTTCCCTGCTGTGCCATCTCCCTGCACCCGGAGGAAGGGTGCCCAGAACTCACAGAGGGATCTGCACCCCATCGGG
This window harbors:
- the AANAT gene encoding serotonin N-acetyltransferase, with amino-acid sequence MSTQSAQHLEPEASHLQPEIPEALSRRRRHTLPASEFRCLTPEDAASVFEIEREAFISVLGICPLYLDEIKHFLSLCPELSLGWFQEGRLVAFIIGSLWDEERLTQESLMLHRPGGDTVHLHVLAVHHTFRGQGKGSMLMWRYLYHLGSQPAVRRAVLMCEDALVPFYQSLGFHLVGPCAITLGSLTFTELQCSMRGHISLRRNSGC
- the RHBDF2 gene encoding inactive rhomboid protein 2, whose protein sequence is MDSTDKNGESVSSVSSSRLQSRKPPNLSITIPPPEASAPGEQASMLPQRPRNPAYMKSVSLQEQRGRWQEGSSEKRPGFRRQASLSQSIRKGTAQWFGVSGDWEAKRQHWQRRSLHHCSVRYGRLKASCQRDLELPSQEVPSFQGTESPKPCKMPKIVDPLARGRAFRHPDEVDRPHAPHPPLTPGVLSLTSFTSVRSGHLPRRKRMSVAHMSFQAAAALLKGRSVLDATGQRCRVVKRSFAYPSFLEEDVVDGADTFDSSFFSKEEMSSMPDDVFESPPLSASYFRGIPRSASPVSPDGVQIPLKEYGRAPVAGTRRGKRIASKVKHFAFDRKKRHYGLGVVGNWLNRSYRRSISSTVQRQLESFDSHRPYFTYWLTFVHIIITLLVICTYGIAPVGFAQHVTTQLVLRNKGVYESVKYIQQENFWIGPSSIDLIHLGAKFSPCIRKDQQIEQLVLRERDLERDSGCCVQNDHSGCIQTQRKDCSETLATFVKWQDDTGPPMDKSDLGQKRTSGAVCHQDPRTCEEPASSGAHIWPDDITKWPICTEQAKSNRTGFLHMDCQIKGRPCCISTKGSCEITTREYCEFMHGYFHEEATLCSQVHCLDKVCGLLPFLNPEVPDQFYRLWLSLFLHAGVVHCLVSVVFQMTILRDLEKLAGWHRIAIIFILSGITGNLASAIFLPYRAEVGPAGSQFGLLACLFVELFQSWQLLERPWKAFLNLSAIVLFLFICGLLPWIDNIAHIFGFLSGLLLAFAFLPYITFGTSDKYRKRALILVSLLVFAGLFASLVIWLYVYPINWPWIEYLTCFPFTSRFCEKYELDQVLH